The genomic stretch TTGATCTAAAAATCCGCCCTTATCCAATATTTTTATAGCTCTGTTTGAAGCATCAAATTCTACAGGCAATGTAACAAGCGAGAAAAACACAGCAAATGCAAAAAGCAAAATACCCGCCATCATAATGTAGTAGGAGAAACTTCCAGCACCGCCTATGACAATACCTATAAGCACCAAATAAGGACCAAACTGATCCCCTATAGCACATAAAGGATAAAAACCATTTCTTATAGAAAGCGGAGCATATCCTCTGTTATGCTGTATAGCATGTCCTACCTCATGGGCAGCAACTCCCAAAGCAGCAACATCAGTACCGTCATAAACACCAGAAGAAAGTCTTAATACTCTTGAAGAAGGATCATAATGGTCTGTTAAAGTTCCTCCTATTCTTTCTACAGGTATATCAATACCGTATCCTTCAAGTATGTATCTGGCAGTTTGAGCACCAGTAATTCCTCTTTTATTTTCAACTCTGCTGTATTTTGCATAAGTAGATTTTACTTTCATCTGAGCCCAGAACCCTAAAAGTATACCCGGAATTAGTATCCATATATATCCGAAATAATATTCAAAATATCCGCCAAACATATTAAAAAAACCTCCTATTTTATTTTTAGTATTTTTCATTTATTTATTTGTATATATTATAACATTTTTTTATAACTATGTTAATAGCATTTTGTAAAATATAATAAAACTTCGTATGTATATATAGTGATTTATTATACAATATTTATAATTTTAATAATTGATGCTTTGGTTATTTGCAAGTTAAGGAAGTACAGTTTTGTTGTAAGAGTTTATAAAAAATAATTTTAATTTACAGATTTTGCAAACGCTTCAAAGCCTTGTCATTGGAGGGAGATATTCTTCCTAAAATAGTATGAAACAATACTAATATTTTAAACGCTTCAAAGCCTTGTATTTGAGGGGGAATTATTTATATAAATTAGTATGAAACAGTATTAAATCTTCTATAACTCGATAAACTTTTATACACGAAAATACAGCATAAAATTATAAAAAAATTAAATATTATACTTGATATTTGTTTAAAATAATGTATAGTGTAATAAATTTAAATTTAAATTTTAATTCGTATTTAAATTTAATAATACATTTAAAAATATTTAAATTAAAATAGAAATAAATGTCTTTAATGATATTTATATATAAAAAACTAATTAAAAGGAGTTTTACTATGAGTAAAAAAATTTCAACAATCTTTCTAACCCTATTTTTAGTAGGTATCCTATCAGTAAGCTGTTCAAGCAAACAAGATCCGAAAGGTATAGAACAGTATAACGGTAATAGTTATGTGTCAGCTGAAAGTTATACTGTTGAGCAATTAGGTACAGGATATCTATGGATATCTGTAAAAGATAGTAAAGTTGGTATTTCGGCTAGTGCCGACAATGCTAATGAGCCTACATATGAAGGATATTTTTCTGTAACAGGTTCTGGCACTGATTATAGTTTTTCTAATCCTGATACTCAAGGAACACCAAATGCTATTGTTGGTACTTTAAAATTTTCTGATAATTCTGTAACATTGAACTTTACAAAAAATACAGTAATGCCTAGT from Brachyspira murdochii DSM 12563 encodes the following:
- a CDS encoding zinc metallopeptidase, which encodes MFGGYFEYYFGYIWILIPGILLGFWAQMKVKSTYAKYSRVENKRGITGAQTARYILEGYGIDIPVERIGGTLTDHYDPSSRVLRLSSGVYDGTDVAALGVAAHEVGHAIQHNRGYAPLSIRNGFYPLCAIGDQFGPYLVLIGIVIGGAGSFSYYIMMAGILLFAFAVFFSLVTLPVEFDASNRAIKILDKGGFLDQEELDGAKKVLSAAALTYVAAAVSAILTLLRLLMLAQRRRD